A stretch of DNA from Bradyrhizobium septentrionale:
ATACACGCAATCCGGAATCAACGCATTTGATGGCGCGCCGGTGCCCTGACAATTTCGGCGATGCCCGACGTCTCAAAGGCCAGATTGATGTAGTCGGCCACCTCGTGACGGCTTTAGGCCGGCCAGATTGGCGATCTGGGAGATGATCTTTCAGACATATTCTCTCCAACAAAAGGCCGGCAGAGATGCCGGCCTAATTGATTGGAGAAAAGTATTAGGACAAGGTCAGTATCTCGCCGCGACCGGAGCGCCGTAGCCGCCAAAGCGATAATTCAAGCGCACGGTGACCATATCCACGTCCTGGCTGATCCGGTCGTTGAGTACGGCAGCGAGGCGGGGATCGGCCACCGAGAAGGAGTTATTTGCGTGCCCCATCCACAGATGGTCGTACTCCGCACCGATCGACCAGTTGGGGGCGAAGCCATACTCAAAGCCGACACCCAAGGTGCCGCCCCAGCGCGTGCTATCCGCCGAGACCAAACCGATCCCGGTGGTGTTGTCGAATATGGTCAGGCGATTGCTGGTCACAGCAGCGCCGCCCTTCACGTAGAGCAGCGCCGAATTCCAGGCCCAACCGAGCTGGCCGGTGAAGAGACCGATTGCATCAGTCTTCGCGGTGGTCGAGAGCGTCGGATCGAAAAGGCTCACGCGCGTGTTCTTGATGTCGGCCCAATCGCCTTGAGCTTCCAATCCAAATACGAACTGATTGGTTTGCCAGCGATATCCAATTTGTCCACCGGCCACGCCGCCGGAACGATCACCGCAGCCGCTCGCGACGGTCCCCACAGCAGTGACGAAATCTACGCAGTTGTGGCTTTGGCCCCAGCCGCCGTTGGCGCCGATGTAGAAGCCGGTCCAATCGTAAATCGGAGCCACCATCGGCGGAGGCGCCTTGGTGTAGGGACGGGCCGCTAAATCCGCCGCGCTTGCCGGTACCGACAGGCTCAGCGCCATCGCGCCAACCAAAATCTTCTTCATATGTGTTTCTCCCAGTCCGCTTCAGTTGTCCCCGAAGCGTTGAGGCCAGGCAGGAGCGCCTACTTCACTATTCCAGTTCTAATTGTAGGGGAGATGCTGCCGGTAGGCTGTACCGGCGAAGCCACACTCGCCGGCCAAGTCCGAGGACAAGCTATTAATCCGACTTAAGAATTGCCATTGCCGAATCTTGATACCCCCTATCAGGCTTGCCGCCGCAGGTCGGCATCTTCGGTCTTATGCTGGGCAGCCTCGGCTATGCGCTGCTCGGGTCCCTCGCGTCACCTTGCCGTCGGACGGACTTCCGCGATCTCGCTGATGATGGCGGGCACGGTAGGCTGCTTTGAATTGCGCCAGATCAAGTGCGCTCATGCGCCCGTTGCCTAAAGTTCCCGAGTTCACCGCCACGTCCATTTTGTACGGAGTTCTGCGATGTTGATCAGGACTACCACAGTGAGCCGCCCTGCGGTTGATGGGCAATTGGCGGCCCTTGCCGGCCAGCAGATCATCTGTAGCGAATTTACCTATCGCAGAGGGATGGAAGTATTTGGGGAGTGAGAGGAGGCCGAGTACGTCTACCAGATCGTCTCTGGTACAATCCGGACCTACAAGATGCTCTGCGATGGCCGCCGGCAAATCAACTCGTTCCATCTCGCGGATGATATGTTCGGGCTTGAGAATGGGATAATTCACCGCTTCACCGCCGAAGCAGTGACTCAGGCCAAGGTTCGCATCACGAGCCGAAGCAGCCTGCTCGATACGATTGCGCAGCGGGAGCCGGGCCAGGCAAGCCTTCTCAACCTCGTCACGCGCAATCTTCAGCACGCCGAGAACCACATGCTTCTGCTAGGACGAAAGACGGCGCTCGAGAAGTTAGCCGCATTCCTTCTGGAAATGGACGAGCGGCTTGCTCATCCGAACGTCATGAGCTTGCCGATGAATCGCCGCGACATCGCCGACTATCTTGGATTGACCCTCGAAACCGTGTCGCGCGCGTTTTCGATCTTGCGTGATGATAAGATGCTAAGGTTCGATGGACAAACCCAGCGTCAACTCGTTTTGCTGGATCGGGAAGCGCTTGTGCAGCTCGACGCCTGATCGTGCGAGCACGGCAACGTTCAAGTGCTGCGAGCTGACTTTGTACGGTCACGCCAATTCGTCCGTCGATGTCCTGCTGAAGCGTATGTTTTTGGCGCGCTCTTTCCGGCGCAGACTCGTCGGCTGCAACGAGCTCGACCGGGTTCGGACCTGCCTCGCCTACTGGATGTCGACGAGAAGCTTTTATCGAGGCGCAATATACTGTCGGTTCCCGATCAAAGTCTGGCCATAAATACGAATGCAAGGACCGCCAAAGTTTAACCCAGGTAGCTCTGCCTACGTTGCCTGCCGCGGAGTGAGTTGAGCACCCGCGCAGCCGTGTTTGCGCCAGCCAATCTCACTCATGCTGCAGCCCCAGGCCTTGTGCTCGAACACCGGCCAGTAGCGCTCGGCGAACTTCCTGTCGAACCCGCTATTGTGCGCTATGACGATGACTGCATCGTCTACGAAGGTCGCGGTGGCCGCATCGTCGAATCTGTGACCGGCCACCATCTCGGCGGTGATGCCCGTGAGTGCCGTAACGTCCGCCGAAAATAGAACCACTCGGCTCGTGGAAGGCGGAGAAGGTGTCGCGGACGCCGACGATCCGCCCGTCCGGCGTATAGTCGAACTTGAGCATCCCGAACTCGATCATCTCGTCTCTGGCGTGATCGAGGCCGGTCGTCTCGGTGTCCACTAGGACGCTGGTCTTGCAACCTGCCCGATGGTCGGCTGGGACGCGGCCCGCGGTATCAGGCGCCGCAACACTCGGTAGTCGGCCGACTGGCTCAAAGCCTCGGCCATCGCGGCCAGATCCGATGCGTCCTGAAGCATATCTTTCAGGGAATGCGATCCGATAGGCTCGGTAAGGTCGTACAATACCGTGTGCGCAGTGCACGGGGTGGCGCAAAGCCGCGCAATTCGTCGCGCCCTCGCCGGCATGTTCACGATTTTCGGCGACCATCCGCCGTCCAGAGCGGAACGGCCCTCCGTCAGGCGACTTGATCTCCCGAAGAGGCATAAATTCGGAGAGGAACCATGAAGACGATATTGGCAATAGCCTGCCTGACCGCACTCGCCTTCGCGTCGCCGGCGGAAGCCAAGGGATGCATTAAGGGCGCCATCGTCGGCGGTGTCGCTGGCCACATGGCCGGCCATGGCAAGCTCGGCGCGGCGGCGGGATGCGTCGTCGGATATCACGAAGCCAACAAGCAGAACCCGAACAACTCGAACGCTCAGGCTCCCTCGGGCCAGAAGTAGCGCGCGAGCACCTGGGCTGCGCCGTGAAGATCAGATCTCATTCCGAGAGCCACATCGTCGAGCTCGACGATGGCTCGCGCTGGAAGATATTTCCCGGCGACCTCGATCTGACGCTGAACTGGAAGCCCGAGACGGAAATCGTCGTCATGCCGGCTGACGATGATCTCAGTTCTCACCTGCTGGTCGGCGGAGACGCAAAGGTGCGGGCGATCGCCGAGGGCGAAAGCTGGTCGGCAGGTGAGGTCAAGGCGGTGCTGAAGGAAGGATAGGGATGTGCAGCGCGGCGGCCAGACCTTCAGAAAAAGTCTGCAGCGAGGTTCAGGCCATAGGTCATCGCCGCAAGAAGGGAGAGCAAAAGGCCTGCGCCGCAAAAGATCATGATGGTCTTGAGCCCATCGGAGCCGCCGACGTCCACGCTCGCGGAACGCAACAGCACTTTGGCGAATGCGATCATCGTCGGTCTCCTCGAGAGTAAGCGGCGTGACGAGGATAGCCGAGGGCAGCTTCGGCGAGTGTGAACCAGCTCTCAGGTCCGCTGGATCTCGATCGGGTGGGTAGCTTGCCCAGTGGCAGCCTTTTTGAGGGTATCCCGCTCCCGACAGAGATTATCGACCTTGGCTCGCATCCGGACGAGCAGCAGTTCAGCGGATGCCGTCGGGACGCCGGCCCGCTGCAGCATCCGGATCTCGCTCTCCTGAGCGCTGAGCTGCACTAATCAGCCCGAGGAGTATTTCAGCCGTTTGCGCTGCGCTGAGATCGGTATCCACCATCATATTGCTGGCGGGCTACGCGCAGGTTTTTGAGCTGCTTTGGCACCGTCCTAATCTTCGTAGTCGATGGAGCCGGCTGCCCCAGCCCGGCTGGCTGGGGGCCGTGGGCGGCCGAGCCGGGGCAACGCCTCGCTGGGCGGCGGGCCAGTGTGGCGCTTCCCTACGCTACGCCGCGTATTGAGCTATTCAACGGAGAACCGTAGCGAAAAGCGGCGGTTGCAACGCGAAGCGCAGCCCGGAGGAGCGCGATCGCGGCTGGCGGTGCAAGCGCTTCACTCCGGGCGCAGTCGCCCGCGCGCCTGTGTCCCGCGCTGACTTACTGACCATGTCAGCGAAAGAATGAGGCGGAGCTACGACCTGTGCCCCGCCGATCGATGCCGGAAAATGGCGGATGCGCCGCAGCAACTTAATCGCGTCGCTTTCTTGATCGCGCTCAAGCCACAAGGGTGCCTCAGCGATTCCCTGGCTTCTTCAGGTAAAGAAGCCAGGGATGCTTCCACTCGGCGCCGCCCACGCGGAATAGGCAGCATCGTCAGGTTGTATCAAAACGCAGCTTCGCGCCATTAGCCATTGGGGTTAGCGACTTTTGTCGGCATGGCACTGGATCTCCCCGCCAGCCCAGCCAAAAGCCCCTCCCGGGGCGGCTTTCGCGCGCCCTTGGGTTGCATTAAGCTTGAAAGCCGATGTTTGAAGCAGTGGGGAAAATATCATGGAAGACGCCCTAGAACGGGCCTACCCATGAAACCGCTAATCGGACTTATCGCGCTGCTCTTTACGACCGGCGCATTTGCACAAGCCGCTCCCCCGAAGGCGGCTAAAAGGCCGCCCGTTCAGATCAGGCCGCAAGCGCCAATGGGTTGCAAACTGGTCGGCACGGTCAGGGGCACCAAGATCTGGGCGGGCGACTGCATTGCTGCGGCACCCGCCGCGGAAACTCCACCACCGCCATCACCCCCGCCTGCACCGCCTAGTGGCCTCAGCGCCCCTGCAGAGAAGCAGTGATTAGGCGACGTTCCGCCGGCCGGTTGAGAATCGGTTGAGGCAAAGAAATGACAGTCGTCGACCTAAAGGAGCTAGCCCGTCTTATTCGTCAGAGGGCGCCTGAGAGGCTGGCGAGCGTGGTGTAAAGCGCTGATGCGGCGTAGGATTCGGTTGCGAAGCCAACCCCATCACCTCAACCGCGAACGCCACGCCCGCCATGACCGACGATATGATTCTGCCCTTCTCGTTTCCAGCCGTTCACGCCAAGAAAGTCACAGCTGCCTTCGATGGCGGTCGGCTGACCTCGAACGGGGACGTGATGCTTCTGGCGATGGCCGAGCGGCGTCTCGGCTTGGCCGACAATTTGGCCCGCGTGTTCCCGGATCGGCGCGATCCGACGCGGGTCGTGCACAGCCTTGTCGATATGTTCCGCGCGCGCATGTTCGCGATCTGCTGCGGCTACGAGGACGCCGACGACCTCGATCATCTGCGGTCCGATCCCGCATTCAAGCTGGCCTGCGGACGGCTGCCGGACACGGGTCGCGATCTGTGTTCCCAACCGACGCTGTCGCGGCTGGAGAATGCTCCGCGCCTGCGCGACGTGATCCGACTGACCTACACTTTGGTCGACGCATGGATGGATAGCTACCCGCGCGAGCCGGCATCCGTCACGCTTGACATCGATGATACCTTCGATGTCGTCCACGGCCATCAGCAGCTCTCGCTGTTCAACGCTCATTATGACGAACGCTGCTTCCTGCCGATCCACGTCTACGACACGGAGAAGAGCCGGCCCGTGGCGGTCGTGCTGCGGCCCGGCAAGACGCCGGGCGGCGTCGAGGTGCGTGCCCATCTGCGCCGCCTGATACGGCATATCCGGACGCGGTGGCACAACACGCGAATTACGTTCCGTGGCGACGGGCACTATGCCCGGCCGGAGGCACCGGAGGCAATGGCGTGGTGCGAGACCAACGGCATCGACTACATCTTCGGTCTGTCCGGCACCAAGCCGCTCGCCAGAAAACTCGACGAGGCCGCCGACGGCATCCGCACGCGACGCGCCATCGAGAACCTGCCGGTTCTGCGTGGCTATACCGAGACGCGCCACAAGGCAAAGTCCTGGGATCGCGAACGACGTACCGTCGCCCGTATTGAGGCGACGATGCTCGGCCTCGACATCCGTTTCGTCGTCACCAGCCTCGATGTCGGCTCGGCCGAGTGGATCTACGACAGCCTGTATTGCGCGCGCGGCCAAGCCGAGAATCTGATCAAGGTGCATAAGACACAGCTCGCCTCCGATCGCACCAGCTGCCGTTCGGCGCTCGCCAATCAAGTCCGCCTCGTTCTCGACACCGCCGCTTATTGGCTGATGCTGACCGTGCGCGACGCGATTCCCAAAGCCCGGGAATTGGCCACAGCCGAGTTCGCGACGCTGCGTCTTCGTCTCTTGAAACTCGCTGCCCGTGTCGTCGAGACCACGAGCCGCATTCGCCTTGCGTTTGCCGCGGCATGTCCCGAAGCCGACCTGATCCGCGGCTTGCCAGGCGCGCTGCTGCCGCTCGGTCCTTGACCGGCGGGGCGTCCGCCCCCCGTTCGCCCAACCCATCCCTCAAGCGCGTTGCAAAGTACCGGTCGTCAGGCGGTGAAAGCCGAAGGCAATCCCGCGCGCCTCGTCAGAGCAGATGTGCGGCCACACCAATCGGACTAAAAAAACGCACTCTCACGAATAGGACGGGCTAGCGGAAATGGCGGTACAGCTAGAGCATGATGTGTTTATACGGAAACGTACCCTGAATTTTTGAGATAGTTGGCGCACTCCTCCTTGGAGAAGCCGTTGGGTCGCGCTACGGCAGATGTTCTGCCGGCCGAGGGTCATTTGTTCGACCTGCTCGAACCGGAAGATGTGGCGCCGGAATGGAAACGCTGGTCGCCGATTCTCCTGCGGCCGGAGGGTCTTTATGGTACTCGCCCGGCAAAGGGCGGCAACAAGGCCGCCAAGCTCAAAGCCATCCGAGAGGCCCTACGCACCGCCCAGCAGGTTTGGCTCGCCACCGACTGCGACCGCGAAGGCCAGCTCATCGGTCAGGAAATTCTCGAGCATTACAATTACCGCGGCCGGGTGCTCCGGGTACTATTCACCGCGCAGGACGCGCAGACCATCCGCGACGCGTTCGTGCGGGCAAAATCCAATGCCGAATATGCCAGGCTTTACGCCGCGGCCGTCGCCCGACGGCAGGCGGACCAGATCTACAACCTGTCGCTCACGCGCACCGCGACCGTCATCCTGGGGCAAGGTGCTCGGCGTGTGATCGGGGTTGGTCGCGTGAAGACGCCGACCTTGGCGATTGTCTGCACGCGCGAACTGGAAATCCGAAACTTCGTGCCGCTCTCCTATTTTGAGGTTGTTGCGACCGCGAAGGTTGCCGGAGGGCAATTCCAGATGCGTCACGCGCCGCAGGAGCGGATTGTCCGTCGCGAGGTCGCCCAGGATATCGTTAATGCAGCTCAGGGCTTCGAGGGCGCGCTTGCGGTGCGCGTCGAAGAAAAGCGGCATGGGCCACCCAAGCTGCACGATTTGCCGTCACTACAGAAACTGTGCGGCTCTCGCTTCGGCTGGCCGGCCAGCAAGACGCTCGAGGTGGCGCAGGAACTCTATGACGGTCAGAGCAAGAAGATCATCACCTATCCGCGCGCGGAGGTACGCTACCTGCCGCAGAGCTTGATAGCGGACGTTCCGAAGATCGTGACCGGACTGCAGGTAGGCCAAGCGTTCAGCGCAATCCCCATGCCAGAGCCTCCGATGATCCGCAAAGGTGCAAGCG
This window harbors:
- a CDS encoding outer membrane protein, which produces MKKILVGAMALSLSVPASAADLAARPYTKAPPPMVAPIYDWTGFYIGANGGWGQSHNCVDFVTAVGTVASGCGDRSGGVAGGQIGYRWQTNQFVFGLEAQGDWADIKNTRVSLFDPTLSTTAKTDAIGLFTGQLGWAWNSALLYVKGGAAVTSNRLTIFDNTTGIGLVSADSTRWGGTLGVGFEYGFAPNWSIGAEYDHLWMGHANNSFSVADPRLAAVLNDRISQDVDMVTVRLNYRFGGYGAPVAARY
- a CDS encoding DNA topoisomerase, translated to MFDLLEPEDVAPEWKRWSPILLRPEGLYGTRPAKGGNKAAKLKAIREALRTAQQVWLATDCDREGQLIGQEILEHYNYRGRVLRVLFTAQDAQTIRDAFVRAKSNAEYARLYAAAVARRQADQIYNLSLTRTATVILGQGARRVIGVGRVKTPTLAIVCTRELEIRNFVPLSYFEVVATAKVAGGQFQMRHAPQERIVRREVAQDIVNAAQGFEGALAVRVEEKRHGPPKLHDLPSLQKLCGSRFGWPASKTLEVAQELYDGQSKKIITYPRAEVRYLPQSLIADVPKIVTGLQVGQAFSAIPMPEPPMIRKGASGSFYDKGLEGASHHAVIPNVNTIDKLREVWLRLSSDKKKLFDLVARAYLAALMLDFRYRQTNATLDVHGFELRASGRQSIDLGWHAAFPDWQPVDENGDEAQLLPELRQGETAQLQNSKIDDKETRPPPRYNEGTLIDAMQNAWRFVDDEPLRQRLKEAKVNLIAYNLIRIPKLVAA
- a CDS encoding IS1380 family transposase, whose product is MTDDMILPFSFPAVHAKKVTAAFDGGRLTSNGDVMLLAMAERRLGLADNLARVFPDRRDPTRVVHSLVDMFRARMFAICCGYEDADDLDHLRSDPAFKLACGRLPDTGRDLCSQPTLSRLENAPRLRDVIRLTYTLVDAWMDSYPREPASVTLDIDDTFDVVHGHQQLSLFNAHYDERCFLPIHVYDTEKSRPVAVVLRPGKTPGGVEVRAHLRRLIRHIRTRWHNTRITFRGDGHYARPEAPEAMAWCETNGIDYIFGLSGTKPLARKLDEAADGIRTRRAIENLPVLRGYTETRHKAKSWDRERRTVARIEATMLGLDIRFVVTSLDVGSAEWIYDSLYCARGQAENLIKVHKTQLASDRTSCRSALANQVRLVLDTAAYWLMLTVRDAIPKARELATAEFATLRLRLLKLAARVVETTSRIRLAFAAACPEADLIRGLPGALLPLGP